Proteins from a single region of Runella sp. SP2:
- a CDS encoding LytTR family DNA-binding domain-containing protein, with amino-acid sequence MKSLKVLIVEDDLVMAESIQETLEQAGHEIVGRARSSREALNVIKQQIPDLALLDITLEGTADTGIMIAKQMTAIAPMPVIYLTAHDDQSIVAQAQETRPAAYLLKPFRHKELAIQIELAYYNYKAQHSTLVNPHTSLSLFLPVDQGKGYIKVNKKEVMYLLAAGSYVEVHTVKDAKPLIFSMNLGYLAQFFMIQGFHRLSRSLVVNLDYIERIEKGQLFMTNRDAALPFPENQHRDLLQRLAIVRTP; translated from the coding sequence ATGAAAAGTTTAAAAGTTCTTATTGTAGAAGATGACCTTGTGATGGCAGAATCCATTCAAGAAACCCTCGAACAGGCTGGTCACGAAATCGTGGGCCGAGCGCGAAGTTCACGAGAAGCTCTTAATGTGATTAAACAACAAATTCCTGACTTAGCATTGCTCGATATTACGCTCGAAGGCACCGCCGATACGGGCATTATGATTGCCAAGCAAATGACTGCAATCGCCCCCATGCCCGTCATTTACCTCACCGCACACGACGACCAGAGCATTGTAGCCCAAGCCCAAGAGACGCGCCCCGCGGCGTACTTACTAAAACCTTTTCGTCACAAAGAATTGGCGATTCAGATTGAACTGGCTTATTACAACTACAAAGCGCAACACAGCACGCTCGTTAATCCGCACACCTCGCTTTCTTTATTTTTGCCCGTAGATCAGGGAAAAGGCTACATTAAGGTCAATAAAAAGGAAGTTATGTATTTATTGGCAGCGGGTTCGTACGTAGAAGTACATACCGTGAAAGATGCCAAACCGTTGATATTTTCGATGAATTTGGGCTACTTGGCGCAGTTTTTTATGATTCAGGGTTTTCATCGCTTGTCGCGCTCGCTGGTGGTCAACCTAGATTACATCGAACGGATTGAGAAAGGCCAGCTTTTTATGACCAATCGGGATGCTGCGTTACCATTTCCCGAAAACCAACACCGCGACCTGCTCCAACGACTCGCCATTGTACGAACGCCCTAA
- a CDS encoding ATP-binding protein — MIPRYLQQIIQQSLRFFPAVGILGPRQVGKTTLVKQLVSDLTRPFLYFDLELLDDYQTLSQNAAWVIDTNREKTIIIDEVQRLLPIFPQLRGLIDRDRQPGRFILLGSASLQFLQKSSESLAGRIAYHELMPLQIEEAQSTQISVPTLWFRGGFPDALLAPSDDFWYLWQQNFVKTYIEQDLSQLGINASPSLLANFLRMLAHNHGALLNYSTLANSLGISHTTVQRYIAILEQAYIIRRLEPWFVNVSKRIVKSPKLYLIDSGSLHFLHGLRTQSHLFQHPIAGASWEGFVIEQIIRRLRNGVFPYFYRTSNGAEMDLVLVEGIQPMVSIEIKLSLNPALKRGSTESVADLGTSHNLVITPQGGNLSVRPNWIHCNVEEAIKQLENLGLVEKIV, encoded by the coding sequence ATGATTCCTAGATACCTACAACAAATTATTCAGCAATCACTTCGTTTTTTTCCTGCAGTAGGAATTTTGGGACCTCGACAGGTAGGGAAAACTACCTTAGTGAAGCAATTAGTAAGCGATTTAACGAGACCCTTTTTATATTTTGATTTAGAACTGCTAGACGACTATCAAACCCTTAGCCAAAATGCAGCATGGGTTATTGATACTAATCGTGAAAAAACTATTATTATTGACGAAGTACAACGGCTGCTTCCTATTTTTCCTCAGCTACGGGGGCTTATTGACCGTGATCGACAACCGGGTAGATTTATTCTTTTAGGTTCGGCATCCCTTCAGTTTTTACAGAAAAGTTCAGAATCATTGGCAGGACGCATTGCCTATCACGAACTTATGCCCCTGCAAATTGAAGAAGCACAATCTACGCAAATTTCAGTGCCAACGTTATGGTTTAGGGGAGGCTTTCCTGATGCTTTATTGGCACCAAGTGACGACTTTTGGTATCTTTGGCAACAAAATTTTGTCAAAACGTATATTGAGCAGGATTTATCTCAATTGGGTATTAATGCTTCTCCCAGTTTACTTGCCAATTTCTTGAGAATGTTGGCTCACAATCACGGTGCTTTGCTCAATTATTCTACGCTTGCCAATTCGCTTGGGATTTCTCACACAACAGTACAGCGTTACATTGCCATCCTCGAACAAGCATACATCATTAGGAGACTTGAACCATGGTTTGTAAATGTTTCCAAACGTATTGTTAAAAGCCCGAAACTTTATCTGATAGACAGTGGTAGCTTACACTTTTTGCATGGCCTTCGTACACAATCACATCTTTTTCAACATCCGATAGCGGGGGCTTCTTGGGAAGGGTTTGTGATTGAGCAAATTATTAGAAGGCTTAGAAATGGCGTCTTCCCCTATTTTTATCGTACATCCAATGGTGCTGAAATGGATTTGGTGTTAGTTGAAGGTATTCAACCAATGGTATCCATAGAAATCAAACTGTCACTTAATCCCGCCTTAAAACGAGGTTCAACCGAATCTGTGGCAGATTTGGGTACTTCTCATAACCTTGTAATCACTCCTCAAGGGGGTAATTTGAGCGTGCGCCCTAATTGGATTCATTGCAACGTGGAAGAGGCAATAAAACAACTCGAGAATTTAGGATTGGTCGAAAAAATAGTTTAG
- a CDS encoding response regulator has protein sequence MKILVVDDEHDIKTLFEQRFRREIRSGELNFNFAYSGEEALAFLGDHLSEVVLILSDINMPGMSGIELLKRIRSTHPSSPPTIMMITAYNDEENYKQAKQFGADDFLNKPIDFTSLKQKLFESL, from the coding sequence ATGAAAATCCTAGTTGTTGACGACGAACACGATATAAAAACCCTGTTTGAACAACGCTTTCGGCGCGAAATCCGAAGCGGTGAACTGAACTTTAATTTTGCCTACTCAGGAGAAGAAGCGCTTGCATTTCTTGGAGATCACTTGTCAGAAGTGGTGCTTATCTTATCCGACATTAATATGCCTGGGATGAGTGGTATCGAACTCTTGAAACGCATTCGAAGCACTCATCCTAGCTCTCCTCCGACTATTATGATGATCACTGCTTACAACGATGAAGAAAATTACAAACAAGCAAAGCAGTTTGGGGCGGATGATTTCCTGAATAAACCCATTGATTTTACCAGTCTGAAACAAAAACTCTTTGAATCGTTATGA
- the fucP gene encoding L-fucose:H+ symporter permease: MKKAPLLTAKYVPTYAFVTSLFLLWGIAITMGDLLNRRFQTVLNVSIADSGLVQFSIFGAYFVMGIPAGLFMKKYGYKNGVLLGLGLYAIGAFLFYPAAEAQSFDFFRLALFILACGLATLETVAHPFSAALGHEETSEQRINLSQTFNGVGAILGPVLGSFIILRNVPTGDVVHDLAPVKYLYIVIGAVVLSVAIAFSFIKVPPLTEESTEVEEGTSTGPKKGLFEHRHFIWAAIAQFFNVAAQGATWAFFINYAVKYMPDMTDEKAGYYFSFSMVLLLAGRAVGTFLMRFIKPNTLLAIFAAANIVLCLIISQTWGWASFIALMMLNFFMSIMFPTIFGLGLRNLGEHKQRASSFIVMGVVGGAVFPPIMGKVADIDVAQSYLTPIVCYVVILLFGLVFSKPKN, translated from the coding sequence ATGAAAAAAGCCCCTTTACTTACCGCCAAGTACGTTCCGACGTACGCTTTTGTGACGAGTCTTTTCCTTCTTTGGGGGATTGCCATTACGATGGGAGACTTATTGAATCGCCGTTTTCAGACGGTTTTGAACGTTTCTATCGCTGATTCTGGCTTGGTTCAGTTCTCGATTTTTGGTGCCTACTTCGTCATGGGAATTCCTGCGGGGTTATTCATGAAAAAGTACGGATACAAAAACGGCGTACTGCTTGGCTTGGGCTTGTATGCCATCGGGGCGTTTTTGTTTTACCCCGCTGCCGAGGCGCAATCGTTCGATTTCTTTCGGTTAGCCCTTTTTATTTTGGCTTGTGGACTGGCTACACTCGAAACCGTAGCTCACCCGTTCTCGGCGGCTTTGGGTCACGAAGAAACTTCGGAACAACGCATTAACCTTTCCCAAACTTTCAACGGGGTAGGGGCGATTTTGGGGCCTGTATTGGGTTCATTTATCATTTTGCGTAACGTCCCTACGGGCGACGTCGTCCATGACCTTGCACCAGTGAAGTACTTGTACATTGTGATAGGGGCGGTGGTACTTAGCGTGGCCATTGCGTTTTCGTTTATCAAAGTACCTCCATTGACCGAAGAAAGTACGGAAGTAGAAGAAGGGACAAGTACAGGGCCGAAAAAAGGATTGTTTGAGCACCGTCACTTTATTTGGGCGGCCATTGCACAGTTTTTCAACGTAGCGGCACAAGGCGCGACTTGGGCGTTTTTTATCAACTACGCCGTCAAATACATGCCCGACATGACCGACGAAAAAGCGGGGTATTATTTCTCGTTTAGCATGGTGTTGTTGTTGGCGGGTCGTGCGGTAGGTACTTTCTTGATGCGTTTTATCAAGCCTAATACCCTGCTTGCTATTTTTGCAGCGGCCAACATCGTATTGTGTTTGATTATTTCTCAAACGTGGGGCTGGGCGTCGTTTATCGCTTTGATGATGCTCAACTTCTTTATGAGTATCATGTTCCCAACGATTTTTGGATTAGGTCTCCGCAACCTTGGCGAGCATAAGCAACGCGCGTCGTCGTTTATTGTCATGGGAGTTGTGGGTGGTGCGGTTTTCCCTCCTATCATGGGGAAAGTAGCCGACATCGACGTGGCTCAATCGTACTTGACACCCATCGTTTGTTACGTAGTGATTTTGTTGTTTGGTTTGGTCTTTTCTAAGCCTAAAAACTAG
- a CDS encoding T9SS type A sorting domain-containing protein produces the protein MVLPPLEIKVPFETGASYQWFRGNTLISNLNSIAVANVGTYKAVVTSQYGCSNSNTLAVTARAKIEAVATHNITTAQGIVTLKLTANPAGMRYNWSGPANFSSTQRNPSISPISTQNQGIYTLNVLEVATGCTASTTTSVTISNNARLALSEEYFSEETNGGRLIISPNPTIDRIQVKLKLSKNTPYEVYLVDLLGQSKKLESSIIQDDNERLTFDISDYPIGVYFLRVVLPNNEEVLSQKILKINR, from the coding sequence GTGGTACTACCCCCTCTTGAAATCAAAGTGCCATTTGAGACTGGTGCAAGTTATCAGTGGTTTAGAGGTAATACTCTTATTAGCAATTTAAATTCTATTGCTGTGGCTAATGTGGGTACATACAAAGCAGTTGTAACTAGTCAGTATGGATGTTCAAATAGTAATACACTAGCTGTTACGGCTCGTGCTAAGATTGAAGCAGTAGCCACTCATAATATAACAACAGCACAAGGCATAGTCACATTAAAATTAACCGCAAACCCAGCAGGGATGCGTTATAATTGGTCAGGGCCTGCAAACTTCAGTAGTACTCAACGCAATCCTTCAATTTCGCCGATATCTACACAAAACCAAGGGATTTATACTTTGAATGTACTAGAAGTTGCTACGGGATGTACAGCAAGTACTACTACCTCGGTTACAATCAGTAATAATGCCCGATTAGCCCTTAGTGAAGAGTATTTTTCTGAGGAAACGAATGGAGGTAGGTTAATTATAAGCCCTAATCCAACCATTGATAGGATTCAGGTAAAACTGAAGCTATCTAAAAATACACCCTACGAGGTATATTTAGTGGATTTGTTAGGGCAGAGTAAAAAATTAGAGTCTTCAATTATACAGGATGATAACGAACGATTGACTTTTGATATTTCAGATTATCCTATTGGTGTATATTTCTTGAGAGTGGTACTTCCGAATAATGAAGAGGTGTTGAGCCAGAAAATACTAAAGATCAATCGTTAA
- a CDS encoding iron-containing alcohol dehydrogenase translates to MNNFQYHNPVRVLFGKGQIAQLPKQIPVQAKVMLTYGGGSIFKNGVYDQVKAALSNYKVVEFGGIEANPTYETLMKGVEIARQEGIDFLLSVGGGSVLDGTKFMAAAIPFEGPDAWQIVANRAKFTKAIPIGAVLTLPATGSEMNYYAVISRHETQEKKGMGNPLVYPQFSILDPETTFSLPPRQIANGIADAFTHVMEQYMTYPVRAEVQDRMAEAVLLTLIDEGPKMLANPTDYDAAANIMWAATMALNGLLAAGVPTDWATHQIGHELTALHGIDHARTLAVVLPHLLETKKDTKREKLLQYGRRVWQLTGTDDEIVAGAIQKTADFYESLGIPTKASAYAIPTSTVTEVVQRFEARGMNFGERADITPQVVGEILELSLA, encoded by the coding sequence ATGAACAATTTTCAATACCATAACCCCGTGCGAGTCCTGTTCGGAAAAGGACAAATAGCACAACTTCCCAAACAAATCCCCGTTCAGGCCAAAGTAATGCTCACCTACGGCGGAGGAAGTATCTTTAAAAATGGGGTATATGACCAAGTAAAAGCAGCACTCAGTAACTACAAGGTGGTAGAATTTGGCGGTATCGAGGCTAATCCGACCTACGAAACCCTGATGAAAGGGGTTGAGATAGCGCGCCAAGAGGGCATTGATTTCTTGCTCTCTGTAGGCGGGGGTTCAGTACTGGACGGCACCAAATTTATGGCCGCTGCCATTCCTTTTGAAGGCCCCGATGCGTGGCAAATCGTGGCCAACCGTGCCAAATTTACCAAGGCGATTCCGATTGGAGCCGTGCTTACACTGCCCGCAACGGGTTCAGAGATGAACTACTACGCCGTCATCAGTCGCCACGAAACGCAGGAGAAAAAAGGCATGGGCAACCCGCTAGTGTATCCGCAGTTTTCGATACTCGACCCCGAAACTACGTTTTCGCTGCCCCCTCGCCAAATTGCCAATGGCATTGCGGATGCCTTTACGCACGTTATGGAACAATACATGACCTACCCCGTGCGTGCCGAAGTGCAAGACCGAATGGCCGAAGCTGTGTTGCTTACCCTCATCGACGAAGGCCCTAAAATGTTGGCCAATCCTACCGATTACGACGCAGCCGCCAACATCATGTGGGCAGCCACCATGGCCCTAAATGGCTTACTAGCCGCAGGGGTTCCGACCGACTGGGCCACGCACCAAATCGGCCACGAACTCACGGCTTTGCACGGCATCGACCATGCGCGTACCTTGGCCGTAGTATTGCCTCATTTGTTGGAAACCAAGAAAGACACCAAACGCGAAAAACTGCTTCAGTACGGCCGTCGGGTGTGGCAATTGACAGGCACGGACGACGAAATAGTGGCGGGCGCGATTCAAAAGACGGCAGATTTCTACGAATCGTTGGGCATTCCTACCAAAGCCAGTGCGTATGCTATTCCAACTAGTACCGTCACCGAAGTGGTACAGCGTTTTGAAGCACGCGGGATGAACTTTGGCGAACGCGCCGACATCACGCCACAGGTAGTGGGTGAAATTTTGGAGCTTAGTTTGGCCTAA
- a CDS encoding LytTR family DNA-binding domain-containing protein codes for MMHGLQIPNQANKLWIASDEIVALRSVRNYTEIIHTNGKKFLFSRTLKIVAQRLAASEQFFRVSRGSFINLSQVSHYCQIDFLLEIHLSNGDVEVVSRRRQMDFISAFAKVNKIN; via the coding sequence ATGATGCACGGTTTACAAATTCCTAATCAAGCCAATAAGTTATGGATTGCTTCTGATGAAATTGTTGCGTTACGAAGCGTGCGAAACTATACCGAAATTATCCATACCAATGGCAAAAAGTTTCTGTTTTCAAGAACCCTAAAAATTGTTGCCCAACGACTTGCAGCGAGCGAACAATTTTTTAGGGTCAGTCGGGGAAGCTTCATCAATTTAAGCCAAGTTTCGCATTATTGCCAAATCGACTTTTTGTTGGAAATACACTTGTCTAATGGTGACGTGGAGGTCGTTTCGCGCCGCCGACAAATGGATTTTATCTCGGCATTTGCGAAAGTTAATAAGATAAATTAG
- a CDS encoding sensor histidine kinase, producing MGKKLQRIQTLVLILVMVSTVDSIAQSPRFLPLQRHKVQWANAVIKNALKTKDTLQLAEGWYLYGKIYQASGDWLTSKRYFLKSLRLQEKKGASYELARLYIRLYSLEWQFFHYSESSHYAQLAKQVAERIKSDKALSLAYGAMQGLYETDWSEGSAKPYPPPNLDSSLYYLKQREKLAIKTGNQMDLAAILTTLSHRASVKKDIKSIEYAQKAVSIYQTQNDTLNEIKARVGLLNAYLTFNHLKKAGQEIDTIDAFQRALSIKIIDNEHYKRSLAQSKSSYYEQIGNFKKALENEREYVALERQIIHVDRDGLVSRLGLEYETEKKEAELKAQKRELHLSQQNQQTQQRFLGVLAVLLVGALAASIAFYRISVKNHRLSESNALLVREQNHRVKNNLQLVSSLLNLQLNRLTDDATKTVLEETQLRIEVMSVLQRTLYTGQTLGEVNLHDFLNEIVKVGLQTFGYEHVQVQTTISPSLHLPIDHAMRIGLIVNELLTNACKYAFPDHKAPKWSLSCEQSNHHWTLQVADNGPGFIPEKPISKKSSFGMRLIQLQADQLYATYQFEKNNGSLFQMKFKVQST from the coding sequence GTGGGCAAAAAACTTCAACGTATTCAAACTCTTGTACTCATCCTTGTCATGGTAAGTACCGTTGACAGTATTGCCCAATCCCCCCGCTTCCTCCCCCTCCAACGCCATAAAGTCCAGTGGGCCAATGCCGTTATTAAAAATGCTCTTAAAACCAAAGACACGCTGCAGCTCGCCGAGGGGTGGTACCTTTACGGGAAAATCTATCAAGCCTCGGGCGATTGGCTAACCTCTAAACGCTATTTTTTAAAATCACTGAGACTACAGGAGAAAAAGGGTGCTTCATATGAATTAGCACGCTTGTACATCCGTCTGTACAGCCTTGAGTGGCAATTTTTTCATTATTCCGAAAGCTCCCATTATGCTCAACTTGCCAAGCAGGTGGCCGAACGAATCAAATCGGATAAAGCCTTGTCTCTAGCTTATGGAGCCATGCAGGGTTTGTATGAAACTGACTGGTCAGAAGGTAGCGCAAAGCCCTACCCCCCACCCAACCTTGATAGTAGCCTTTACTACCTAAAACAACGAGAAAAGCTCGCTATAAAAACAGGTAATCAGATGGACTTAGCAGCAATTTTGACGACCCTAAGTCATAGAGCATCTGTAAAAAAAGACATTAAATCAATAGAATACGCACAAAAAGCGGTCAGCATTTACCAAACCCAAAACGATACCCTGAATGAAATCAAAGCCCGAGTTGGCCTACTTAATGCTTACTTAACTTTCAATCATCTCAAAAAAGCAGGACAAGAAATAGATACAATCGACGCGTTCCAAAGAGCATTATCCATAAAAATCATTGATAATGAACACTACAAAAGAAGTCTTGCTCAGTCAAAAAGCAGCTATTACGAACAAATTGGAAATTTTAAAAAAGCCCTTGAAAATGAACGCGAATACGTCGCTTTGGAACGGCAAATTATCCACGTTGACCGAGATGGACTTGTCTCCCGCCTTGGCTTAGAATACGAAACGGAAAAGAAAGAAGCCGAGCTGAAAGCTCAAAAGCGCGAGCTCCACCTCAGCCAGCAAAACCAACAAACGCAGCAGCGCTTCTTAGGGGTTTTGGCGGTCTTGTTGGTTGGGGCATTGGCGGCGAGTATTGCGTTTTACCGCATTTCTGTCAAAAACCACCGCCTGAGCGAGTCCAACGCTCTGCTCGTGCGTGAGCAAAACCACCGCGTCAAAAACAACCTCCAACTCGTTTCGAGTCTTTTGAATTTACAACTCAACCGCCTCACCGACGATGCCACCAAAACCGTTTTGGAAGAAACTCAACTTCGCATTGAGGTCATGTCCGTGCTCCAACGAACCCTCTATACAGGGCAAACCCTCGGCGAAGTGAACCTACACGACTTTCTCAATGAAATCGTCAAAGTAGGGTTACAAACCTTTGGCTACGAACATGTTCAGGTGCAAACCACCATTTCCCCCTCCTTGCATTTACCCATCGACCACGCCATGCGCATTGGGCTTATTGTCAATGAATTGCTCACCAATGCCTGCAAATACGCCTTCCCCGACCACAAAGCGCCAAAATGGTCACTCAGCTGTGAACAATCTAACCATCATTGGACGCTCCAAGTCGCCGACAATGGCCCTGGGTTTATCCCCGAAAAACCCATTTCAAAAAAATCTTCTTTCGGCATGAGACTCATCCAACTCCAAGCCGACCAACTCTATGCTACCTATCAATTCGAAAAAAATAATGGATCACTGTTCCAAATGAAATTTAAAGTACAATCAACTTAA
- a CDS encoding SDR family oxidoreductase, translating into MNLHLREKVIIVSGGAKGIGEAIARTLAVEEAIPVIVGRSAADNQVVIEKIEALGGMAYGVEAELTDPAECEKAIRLTVERFGRIDGLVNNAGVNDGVGLEKGSYEAFMASLHKNVVHYYLLAQHALPYLIKTKGSIVNVSSKVAETGQGNTSAYAAANGARNALTREWAVELLKYGIRVNALIVAESWTPLYEKWIKTLPNPEETLNEINSRIPFENRMTSPEEIANMVTFLLSNKSSHTTGQLIHVDGGYVHLDRSIIKH; encoded by the coding sequence GTGAACTTACATCTTCGAGAAAAAGTAATTATCGTTTCAGGCGGTGCCAAAGGAATTGGCGAAGCCATTGCGCGTACGTTGGCCGTAGAAGAAGCCATACCTGTGATCGTGGGGCGAAGTGCGGCTGATAACCAGGTTGTTATCGAAAAAATAGAAGCCTTGGGCGGCATGGCTTATGGCGTTGAAGCCGAACTTACCGACCCTGCCGAATGCGAAAAAGCCATTCGGTTGACGGTAGAGCGCTTTGGTCGGATTGATGGTTTGGTCAACAACGCAGGCGTCAACGACGGGGTAGGGCTTGAAAAAGGCAGCTATGAAGCATTTATGGCTTCGTTGCACAAAAACGTCGTGCACTATTATTTGTTGGCACAACACGCCCTTCCGTATTTGATTAAAACCAAAGGATCAATTGTGAACGTGAGTTCGAAGGTGGCCGAAACGGGACAAGGGAATACGTCGGCCTATGCCGCGGCGAACGGCGCTCGTAATGCCCTCACGCGCGAATGGGCGGTGGAGTTGTTGAAATACGGGATTCGGGTAAATGCGCTTATTGTGGCCGAATCGTGGACGCCGTTGTACGAAAAGTGGATTAAAACGCTCCCGAACCCAGAAGAAACCCTCAACGAAATCAATAGCCGTATTCCTTTTGAAAATCGGATGACAAGCCCCGAGGAAATTGCGAATATGGTAACCTTCTTATTGTCGAATAAATCGAGCCACACCACGGGTCAGCTTATCCACGTGGATGGTGGCTACGTGCATTTAGATCGTTCGATTATTAAGCATTAG
- a CDS encoding sensor histidine kinase — protein MSKIGLSIQMSYFAKALIILVMVSGVSSIAQTLTSHFLPLQPHKVQWANAVIKNALKTKDTIQLAEGWYLYGKIYEAAGDYLTAKRYFLRSLKIQEKRGDSFELSRLYFRLTEIERTLFHYKEAYRYAHLALQVAERINSSKALSLAYSSVQSIHDMDWSEGGKNVKYPSPNYDSVLYYLRKKEKLVNSYGNPMDVRAVMINLGAELRRRNDPKAIDYYQKSLDICLKLQKPTEITIAKLHLAGACLQFKQLRKVKSLIQEIDQEIPALPPYSIDRNFQTSINLLYRDYYAATRNWQKAFDYAQRVNASERQRFLADREGAISRLSVEYETEQKEAELKAKQLELQLSQQNQQTQQRFVQILVVLLVGALGISIAFYRISVKNHRLSESNALLVREQNHRVKNNLQLVSSLLNLQLNRLTDDATKNVLEETQLRIEVMSVLQRTLYTGQTLGEVNVHDFLTEIVKVGLQTFDYEHVQVQTNISHSLHLPIDHAMRIGLIVNELLTNACKYAFPDHEAPQWSLSCEQSNRHWTLQVADNGPGFIPEKPISKKSSFGMRLIQLQADQLYAKYVFEIQEGSLFRLNFKV, from the coding sequence ATGAGTAAAATTGGATTAAGCATTCAAATGAGCTATTTTGCGAAGGCACTTATCATCCTTGTCATGGTAAGTGGCGTCAGTAGCATTGCCCAAACTCTAACCTCCCATTTTCTCCCCCTCCAACCCCACAAAGTCCAGTGGGCCAATGCCGTCATTAAGAATGCCCTCAAAACCAAAGACACTATCCAGCTCGCCGAAGGGTGGTACCTTTATGGGAAAATCTACGAAGCAGCAGGCGATTATCTAACCGCTAAACGCTATTTCCTGAGATCACTGAAAATTCAAGAAAAACGCGGTGATTCGTTCGAGCTCTCGCGCCTCTACTTTCGCCTCACTGAAATCGAAAGAACACTGTTCCATTACAAAGAAGCCTACCGCTATGCACATTTAGCACTGCAAGTGGCCGAACGCATCAACTCCTCCAAGGCACTGTCATTGGCCTACAGTTCCGTGCAGTCAATTCATGATATGGATTGGTCCGAAGGAGGAAAAAACGTAAAATACCCCTCGCCCAACTACGATAGCGTATTGTATTATTTACGTAAAAAAGAAAAACTGGTTAATTCGTATGGTAACCCTATGGACGTGCGCGCGGTTATGATTAATTTAGGAGCTGAACTACGAAGAAGAAACGACCCCAAAGCCATTGATTACTACCAAAAGTCCCTTGACATTTGCCTCAAACTACAAAAACCTACCGAAATTACCATTGCCAAACTGCATTTAGCAGGTGCGTGCCTTCAGTTCAAACAACTCCGTAAAGTAAAATCACTCATTCAAGAAATTGACCAAGAGATTCCAGCATTACCACCATATTCCATTGACAGAAATTTTCAAACCAGTATAAATTTACTGTATCGGGACTATTACGCCGCTACGCGTAATTGGCAAAAGGCATTTGACTACGCTCAACGGGTGAACGCCTCTGAACGTCAAAGATTCCTCGCTGACCGCGAGGGTGCCATTTCCCGCCTCAGCGTTGAATACGAAACCGAGCAAAAAGAAGCCGAGCTAAAAGCCAAGCAACTCGAACTTCAACTCAGCCAGCAAAACCAACAAACGCAGCAACGCTTCGTCCAAATTTTAGTAGTCTTGTTGGTTGGCGCATTGGGCATTAGCATAGCTTTTTATCGTATTTCTGTCAAAAACCACCGTTTGAGCGAGTCGAACGCTTTGCTGGTTCGCGAGCAAAACCACCGCGTCAAAAACAACCTGCAACTCGTTTCGAGTCTCCTCAACTTACAACTCAACCGCCTCACCGACGATGCCACCAAAAACGTTTTGGAAGAAACCCAGCTTCGCATTGAGGTCATGTCGGTGCTCCAACGAACCCTCTATACAGGACAAACCCTCGGCGAAGTCAACGTTCACGATTTTCTAACGGAAATCGTCAAAGTAGGATTACAAACCTTTGATTACGAACACGTTCAGGTGCAAACCAACATTTCTCACTCCTTGCATTTGCCCATCGACCACGCTATGCGCATTGGGCTTATTGTGAATGAGTTGCTCACCAATGCCTGTAAATACGCGTTCCCCGACCACGAAGCACCGCAATGGTCGCTGAGCTGCGAACAATCTAACCGTCATTGGACGCTCCAAGTCGCCGACAACGGCCCTGGGTTTATCCCCGAAAAACCCATTTCAAAAAAATCCTCCTTCGGCATGAGACTCATCCAACTCCAAGCCGACCAACTCTACGCGAAATACGTTTTTGAAATACAGGAAGGCTCTTTATTTCGATTGAATTTTAAAGTATAA